A single Curtobacterium sp. MCSS17_015 DNA region contains:
- a CDS encoding prepilin-type N-terminal cleavage/methylation domain-containing protein, whose translation MRLVERLRARHTEEDGFTIIEVMVAMTVFAMIAAGVAAGIVSSIYLTQDNRSREAALNLATQEIDRVRSVKDVFTVTNSSSPAQVGGQQYTVTRSVNWITSTGSDNACGAGDGVLAYKRVNVEVAWSNGTSSKQRSVDIDTLVAPPTSVASNTSSTIVIAVSTANGAPNTGATVAVRPVGGGAALPPAQPAPTDANGCSYAVDVKPGTYEVSVSKSGNTDEDFASTASKQVATVAGSVASQSFLLDQPASVTLQYAANARAGSNPKLPSGLSASFVRGQTVTTVTSSQTRVFPYGYDVYAGKYDKTTCANVNPLAWSIPTTSNLMVDAASVPTGVGGVAGDSSTAKIPMGLIDVKLVGSDTVLVATPTPGPSAANDPGCTTRPATTYTFTGLNSKTATTIALPYGTFQFKEGTSAAALGPNTPVFAASVGATNVNVTVSGSTVLFDPRTKGAP comes from the coding sequence GTGCGTCTCGTAGAGCGCCTCCGCGCACGGCACACCGAAGAAGACGGCTTCACCATCATCGAGGTGATGGTCGCGATGACCGTGTTCGCGATGATCGCAGCAGGGGTCGCCGCGGGCATCGTCTCGAGCATCTACCTGACGCAGGACAACCGCTCGCGCGAGGCTGCGCTGAACCTCGCCACGCAGGAGATCGACCGCGTGCGGAGCGTCAAGGACGTCTTCACCGTGACCAACTCGTCGAGTCCGGCGCAGGTCGGTGGGCAGCAGTACACCGTCACCCGATCGGTGAACTGGATCACGTCCACAGGCTCCGACAACGCATGCGGAGCGGGAGACGGTGTCCTCGCCTACAAGCGCGTCAACGTCGAGGTTGCATGGTCGAACGGAACGTCGAGCAAGCAGCGGTCCGTCGACATCGACACGCTGGTCGCGCCACCGACATCGGTCGCGAGCAACACGAGTTCGACGATCGTCATCGCGGTGTCGACGGCGAACGGTGCGCCCAACACCGGTGCGACGGTCGCCGTCAGGCCGGTGGGAGGCGGTGCTGCGCTCCCGCCCGCGCAACCGGCTCCGACCGACGCGAACGGGTGCTCCTACGCCGTCGACGTGAAGCCGGGGACCTACGAGGTCTCGGTCTCGAAGAGCGGGAACACCGACGAGGACTTCGCTTCCACCGCCTCGAAGCAGGTTGCCACCGTCGCCGGCAGCGTGGCCAGCCAGTCGTTCCTGCTCGACCAGCCGGCATCGGTGACGCTGCAGTACGCGGCGAACGCCAGGGCCGGGAGCAACCCGAAACTGCCGAGCGGTCTGTCCGCGTCCTTCGTCCGCGGTCAGACGGTGACGACGGTGACGTCCTCGCAGACGAGGGTGTTCCCCTACGGGTACGACGTCTACGCGGGCAAGTACGACAAGACGACGTGCGCCAACGTCAACCCCTTGGCGTGGTCGATCCCCACGACGTCGAACCTCATGGTGGACGCGGCCAGTGTCCCCACCGGGGTCGGCGGAGTCGCGGGCGACTCGAGCACGGCCAAGATCCCGATGGGCCTGATCGACGTGAAGCTCGTGGGTTCCGACACCGTCCTGGTCGCGACTCCGACTCCCGGGCCGAGTGCCGCGAACGACCCCGGGTGCACGACCCGACCGGCAACCACCTACACCTTCACCGGGCTGAATTCGAAGACCGCGACGACCATCGCCCTGCCGTACGGGACCTTCCAGTTCAAGGAAGGGACGTCTGCGGCAGCGCTCGGGCCGAACACTCCCGTCTTCGCCGCTTCCGTCGGCGCGACGAACGTCAACGTGACGGTCTCCGGAAGCACGGTGCTCTTCGATCCCCGGACGAAGGGCGCGCCGTGA
- a CDS encoding GNAT family N-acetyltransferase translates to MATLRERVTAPAHLDLPTAVGGLAFRPATEADLPAVHDVAVESAAVDDPQTHPSPEDFAHRLSTAGLDPARDTVVGTDADGHVHAYAIVIAVPSRDTAARVLLAGSVRPAYRGQGVGRRLLAWQTGRGRQHLAALDVDLPGAIDLTAPQGSSALALAARFGLEPVRYWVDMQVVFDQAPARDALPTLPDGLVLRPATLDDVERMRIAKNDAFRDHWGSQPMLAPDWHGYLTARKTRLELSRVVVDEHGDVLAFTVVESDPGAFSARGRSFAYLHWVGVVRRARGRGLAPLVLAATLGAVADAGLSAAALDVDSENPSGAVGLYERLGFVAGAVSVTTSTAL, encoded by the coding sequence ATGGCGACGCTGCGTGAACGGGTCACGGCTCCGGCCCACCTCGACCTCCCGACCGCGGTCGGCGGGCTGGCCTTCCGACCGGCCACCGAGGCCGACCTGCCGGCGGTGCACGACGTGGCCGTGGAGTCGGCCGCCGTGGACGACCCGCAGACGCACCCCTCCCCAGAGGACTTCGCCCACCGGCTGTCCACAGCAGGACTCGACCCAGCCCGCGACACGGTGGTCGGCACCGATGCTGATGGGCATGTCCACGCGTACGCCATCGTCATCGCGGTCCCGAGCCGGGACACCGCCGCCCGTGTGCTCCTCGCCGGGTCGGTGCGTCCCGCGTACCGCGGACAGGGCGTCGGGCGGCGGTTGCTCGCGTGGCAGACCGGTCGGGGACGGCAGCACCTCGCTGCACTGGACGTGGACCTGCCGGGCGCGATCGACCTCACCGCGCCGCAGGGCTCGTCGGCGCTCGCGTTGGCCGCACGCTTCGGCCTGGAGCCGGTGCGGTACTGGGTCGACATGCAGGTCGTGTTCGACCAGGCTCCGGCGCGGGACGCCCTGCCGACCCTGCCCGACGGCCTGGTGCTGCGCCCCGCGACGCTCGACGACGTCGAACGCATGCGGATCGCCAAGAACGACGCCTTCCGCGACCACTGGGGATCACAGCCGATGCTCGCACCGGACTGGCACGGGTACCTCACGGCCAGGAAGACCCGGCTCGAGCTCTCCCGCGTGGTCGTCGACGAACACGGGGACGTCCTCGCGTTCACCGTGGTGGAGTCCGATCCAGGCGCGTTCTCCGCTCGTGGTCGGAGCTTCGCCTACCTGCACTGGGTCGGTGTCGTCCGGCGCGCACGCGGCCGCGGACTCGCTCCCCTGGTGCTCGCGGCGACGCTCGGCGCCGTCGCCGACGCCGGACTCTCGGCGGCCGCGCTGGACGTCGACTCGGAGAACCCGAGCGGGGCGGTCGGGCTGTACGAGCGCCTCGGGTTCGTCGCGGGTGCGGTCAGCGTCACGACGTCCACAGCGCTCTAG
- a CDS encoding type II secretion system F family protein, which produces MSLAFDYRGRDGSGKLVKGRLDAASEGAVVQRLRGMGVSPIAITEAKAGTGLQTEIKIPGFEKGVGLKDLAIMSRQASTMLSSGLSLLRALTILADQTESKKLKGILGKVRDEVEQGVSFSDAVGKYPVDFPPIMINMIRAGETGGFLDQAMDSIATNFEKEHKLRTTIKSAMTYPVVVLIMSLAAVAIMLIFIVPIFQDMFSSLGGTLPLPTMVLVYASHAMRFVLPVLIPLVIVAWLWWRANKNSAKVRSVIDPMKLRLPVFGALTRKIVIARFSRNLSNMIAAGVPILQALQIAGQVAGNSVIESAVDRVAEAVRKGDTIAGPLTKESVFPSMVSQMVSVGEDAGSLETMLEKISVFYDNEVEATTEALTSLIEPLLIAFLGVVVGGMIVALYLPIFQITSLIK; this is translated from the coding sequence ATGTCCCTCGCGTTCGACTACCGCGGCCGCGACGGCTCCGGCAAGCTGGTCAAGGGTCGGCTCGACGCCGCCTCCGAGGGTGCCGTCGTCCAGCGGCTCCGGGGGATGGGTGTCTCGCCGATCGCGATCACCGAGGCCAAGGCCGGCACCGGCCTGCAGACCGAGATCAAGATCCCCGGCTTCGAGAAGGGCGTCGGGCTCAAGGACCTCGCGATCATGTCCCGGCAGGCGTCGACGATGCTGTCGTCGGGGCTGTCACTGCTCCGCGCGTTGACGATCCTGGCCGACCAGACCGAGAGCAAAAAGCTCAAGGGCATCCTCGGCAAGGTGCGCGACGAGGTCGAGCAGGGGGTGTCGTTCTCGGACGCCGTGGGGAAGTACCCCGTCGACTTCCCGCCGATCATGATCAACATGATCCGGGCGGGGGAGACCGGCGGGTTCCTCGACCAGGCGATGGACTCGATCGCGACGAACTTCGAGAAGGAGCACAAGCTCCGGACCACGATCAAGTCCGCCATGACCTATCCGGTCGTCGTGCTCATCATGTCGCTCGCCGCGGTGGCGATCATGCTGATCTTCATCGTGCCGATCTTCCAGGACATGTTCTCGAGCCTCGGAGGCACGCTTCCGTTGCCGACGATGGTGCTGGTCTACGCGTCTCACGCGATGCGGTTCGTCCTGCCGGTTCTCATCCCGTTGGTGATCGTGGCCTGGCTGTGGTGGCGGGCGAACAAGAATTCGGCCAAGGTCCGATCGGTGATCGATCCGATGAAACTCCGCCTGCCGGTGTTCGGTGCATTGACGCGCAAGATCGTCATCGCTCGTTTCTCACGCAATCTCTCGAACATGATCGCCGCCGGAGTTCCCATTCTCCAGGCGCTGCAGATCGCCGGCCAGGTCGCAGGGAATTCCGTCATCGAGTCCGCAGTGGACCGCGTTGCTGAAGCAGTGCGAAAGGGAGACACGATCGCCGGCCCGTTGACGAAGGAGTCGGTGTTCCCCTCCATGGTTTCGCAGATGGTCTCCGTCGGAGAGGACGCCGGGTCACTCGAGACAATGCTGGAGAAGATCTCGGTGTTCTACGACAATGAAGTGGAAGCCACCACGGAAGCATTGACGTCCCTGATCGAGCCGTTGCTCATCGCCTTCCTCGGCGTCGTGGTCGGCGGGATGATCGTGGCGCTCTATCTCCCGATCTTCCAGATCACGAGCCTGATCAAGTAG
- a CDS encoding type IV pilus twitching motility protein PilT — protein sequence MTDSVYDVTPASDEPVAGWHPGTPGVPGTELGGRRAARLAQAGQQPPTSYPPAAAHPAPVSSAPVYDLGDDLAAWSAPVGQPVAVPVAQPQAVPATPPAAVPPSTASYGYDSYQATERLPVAPAAVTTNLQTVAARTPVAMVAPSGSPEINFTRHAREVADSDLITALAQVVYQGASDLHVTADAPPTVRVDGSLRPAVPGGPWARNKVIAALKTLLSGDQAAQFDQEQELDFAYSLSPEYRFRVNYYQQRGNWGAAFRIIPTKIKTLKQLGIPEHVGEFAKLSRGLVLVTGPTGSGKSTTLAALIDLVNETRADHIVTVEDPIEFMHEHKKAIINQREVGADTHSFARALKHVLRQDPDVILIGELRDLETISVALTAAETGHLVFATLHTQSAPGTIDRVIDVFPPHQQGQIRTQLAATLEGVVCQTLVPKANGTGRIVSTEIMKTTPAIGNLIREGKTYQITSAMQAGRDAGMHTMDQDLAELVNVGTITRKAALEKVHDLEGFDRLVQRVESPSDASADAIAASGIDFGDKFSGGY from the coding sequence ATGACCGACTCCGTCTACGACGTGACGCCCGCGAGCGATGAGCCCGTGGCCGGCTGGCACCCCGGAACGCCCGGCGTGCCCGGCACCGAGCTCGGCGGACGGCGTGCCGCACGCCTCGCACAGGCCGGACAGCAGCCGCCGACCTCGTACCCGCCGGCCGCGGCGCACCCCGCGCCCGTGTCGTCCGCGCCCGTCTACGACCTCGGCGACGACCTGGCCGCGTGGTCCGCGCCGGTCGGGCAGCCCGTCGCGGTGCCGGTGGCCCAGCCGCAGGCCGTGCCGGCGACGCCGCCAGCCGCCGTCCCGCCGTCGACGGCGAGCTACGGGTACGACTCGTACCAGGCCACCGAGCGGTTGCCGGTGGCGCCCGCCGCCGTCACCACGAACCTCCAGACCGTCGCCGCCCGCACGCCGGTCGCGATGGTGGCGCCCAGCGGCAGCCCCGAGATCAACTTCACGCGGCACGCGCGCGAGGTCGCCGACTCCGACCTGATCACCGCACTCGCGCAGGTCGTGTACCAGGGTGCATCGGACCTGCACGTGACCGCGGACGCACCGCCGACCGTGCGGGTCGACGGGTCGCTCCGACCCGCCGTGCCGGGAGGCCCGTGGGCCCGCAACAAGGTCATCGCGGCGCTCAAGACACTGCTGTCCGGCGACCAGGCGGCGCAGTTCGACCAGGAACAGGAACTCGACTTCGCGTACTCGCTGTCGCCGGAGTACCGCTTCCGCGTGAACTACTACCAGCAGCGCGGCAACTGGGGTGCGGCCTTCCGCATCATCCCCACCAAGATCAAGACGCTCAAGCAGCTCGGCATCCCCGAGCACGTCGGCGAGTTCGCCAAGCTGTCCCGCGGACTCGTCCTCGTCACCGGCCCGACCGGCTCCGGCAAGTCCACGACGCTCGCCGCGCTCATCGACCTCGTCAACGAGACCCGTGCCGACCACATCGTCACGGTCGAGGACCCGATCGAGTTCATGCACGAGCACAAGAAGGCGATCATCAACCAGCGTGAGGTCGGGGCGGACACGCACTCGTTCGCCCGCGCCCTGAAGCACGTCCTCCGCCAGGACCCGGACGTCATCCTCATCGGCGAGCTCCGCGACCTCGAGACGATCTCGGTCGCGCTGACCGCCGCCGAGACCGGCCACCTCGTCTTCGCCACGCTGCACACGCAGAGCGCCCCCGGCACGATCGACCGCGTCATCGACGTCTTCCCGCCGCACCAGCAGGGGCAGATCCGTACGCAGCTCGCCGCGACCCTCGAGGGCGTCGTCTGTCAGACCCTCGTCCCGAAGGCGAACGGCACCGGCCGCATCGTGTCGACCGAGATCATGAAGACCACCCCCGCCATCGGCAACCTCATCCGCGAGGGCAAGACCTACCAGATCACCTCGGCAATGCAGGCGGGGCGGGACGCGGGCATGCACACCATGGACCAGGACCTGGCCGAACTGGTCAACGTGGGCACCATCACCCGCAAGGCGGCGCTCGAGAAGGTCCACGACCTGGAGGGCTTCGACCGGCTCGTGCAGCGCGTCGAGTCACCGTCGGACGCCTCCGCTGACGCCATCGCCGCCAGCGGGATCGACTTCGGCGACAAGTTCTCCGGAGGCTACTGA
- a CDS encoding A24 family peptidase, which produces MTISAAAPVLVVLVGVLGIVVGSFLNVVVHRVPAGLSVVRPASACPRCGHAIRRRDNVPVLSWLALRGRCRDCGVRISKRYPLVEAATGGLFVVVTLLLLTAPWSPATGGATGASADVHALVVLVAYLYLMALSVALALIDLDTHTLPNRIVLPASVVMPVLLITASVLSGDWAALGRGAVGAVILGGAYLGLAVAVPGGMGFGDVKLAVVLGLALAYLGWGPLAVGSFGAFLLGGIFAIALVAVRRAGRRSGIPFGPWMLVGAWLGIAFGPPLWAMYLGLLGLS; this is translated from the coding sequence GTGACGATCTCGGCAGCCGCTCCTGTCCTGGTCGTGCTCGTCGGCGTCCTGGGCATCGTCGTCGGGTCGTTCCTGAACGTGGTCGTCCACCGCGTCCCCGCCGGACTCTCCGTCGTCCGGCCGGCCAGCGCGTGCCCGCGGTGTGGGCACGCGATCCGCCGTCGCGACAACGTGCCCGTCCTGTCGTGGCTTGCGCTGCGGGGTCGTTGCCGGGACTGTGGCGTCCGTATCTCGAAACGGTACCCGCTGGTCGAGGCGGCGACGGGCGGGCTCTTCGTGGTCGTCACGCTCCTCCTCCTCACGGCGCCCTGGTCGCCCGCGACCGGTGGGGCAACGGGAGCGTCAGCGGACGTCCACGCGCTCGTCGTGCTCGTCGCGTACCTGTACCTGATGGCGCTCAGCGTGGCGCTCGCGCTCATCGACCTCGACACCCACACGTTGCCGAACCGGATCGTGCTGCCGGCCTCCGTGGTGATGCCGGTGCTGCTGATCACGGCATCCGTCCTGTCCGGCGACTGGGCAGCGCTGGGGCGGGGCGCGGTCGGAGCGGTGATCCTCGGCGGGGCCTACTTGGGGCTCGCCGTGGCGGTGCCCGGCGGTATGGGGTTCGGGGACGTGAAACTCGCCGTCGTGCTCGGGCTCGCCCTGGCGTACCTCGGATGGGGACCCCTCGCAGTGGGTTCTTTCGGTGCGTTCCTCCTCGGCGGTATCTTCGCCATCGCCCTGGTCGCCGTGCGGCGAGCCGGACGGCGGAGCGGGATCCCGTTCGGCCCCTGGATGCTCGTCGGCGCCTGGCTCGGGATCGCGTTCGGTCCACCGCTCTGGGCGATGTACCTCGGGCTCCTCGGGCTCTCGTGA
- a CDS encoding VOC family protein, with the protein MDITSVTVGLPVTDLEASCLWYGAVFERLEPDLEPTEGVAEYEVGGIWIQLLEDPDADENPVTVRFGVDDVLAQHARIAALGIDVGPIECVDGAIDWFDARDPDGNVLSLYSLADESGRDPGGRGSDAGRSV; encoded by the coding sequence ATGGACATCACGAGCGTGACCGTGGGGTTGCCCGTCACCGACCTCGAGGCGTCGTGCCTCTGGTACGGCGCGGTGTTCGAACGGCTCGAGCCCGACCTCGAGCCCACCGAGGGCGTCGCCGAGTACGAGGTCGGCGGCATCTGGATCCAGCTCCTCGAGGACCCGGACGCCGACGAGAACCCGGTCACCGTCCGCTTCGGCGTCGACGACGTGCTCGCCCAGCACGCACGCATCGCCGCCCTCGGCATCGACGTCGGTCCGATCGAGTGCGTCGACGGTGCCATCGACTGGTTCGACGCCCGCGACCCCGACGGCAACGTCCTCAGCCTGTACTCGCTCGCCGACGAGAGCGGTCGGGATCCCGGCGGTCGCGGCAGCGACGCGGGCCGCTCGGTCTGA
- a CDS encoding type II secretion system protein translates to MHFALMGKLDARRKGLLQDKEKGFTLIELLVVVIIIGILAAIAIPVYIGVQNNAKDSAAKSDLTNAKTAVISSFTQNQKNPADLTNLGNDGYTASTYSSTGVAPALKSGANAADGKFCIEVKSNAGNVFSVTQDSGVKSSACSA, encoded by the coding sequence ATGCACTTCGCTCTCATGGGCAAGCTCGACGCTCGCCGCAAGGGTCTCCTCCAGGACAAGGAAAAAGGCTTCACCCTCATCGAGCTCCTGGTGGTCGTCATCATCATCGGCATCCTCGCCGCGATCGCGATCCCGGTGTACATCGGCGTGCAGAACAACGCGAAGGACTCCGCCGCGAAGTCGGACCTCACCAACGCGAAGACTGCGGTCATCTCATCGTTCACGCAGAACCAGAAGAACCCGGCTGACCTGACCAATCTCGGCAACGACGGCTACACGGCGTCGACCTACTCGTCCACCGGCGTCGCTCCTGCCCTCAAGAGCGGAGCGAACGCAGCCGACGGCAAGTTCTGCATCGAGGTCAAGAGCAACGCGGGCAACGTCTTCAGCGTCACCCAGGACAGCGGCGTCAAGTCGAGCGCCTGCAGCGCCTGA
- a CDS encoding ATPase, T2SS/T4P/T4SS family, with translation MATLSEILILNGALPIEYLDAMTGHEDVDEQAIRSLVEQGVVSEAQYITARAASHNSKTVPLTDYPVDGTAVSVLPAPLCRRHSVLGIGFEGETLVLAMVNPANVLAIDDARAASGRPIKPLQVDERDLLAAFDRYLRADDELNDLTSSLEEEAGRTTEQQVDIGDGALDDVPIVRFVNLLVSQAIQDHASDIHIEPGEHEVRVRYRIDGVLHEMSPAPKNIQNGVISRLKIMSDIDIAERRKPQDGRMSVRHGGRQIDLRVATLPTVWGEKVVMRILDNTNTSLTLKDLNLLDRNAAAYQKSYSKPYGMILVTGPTGSGKSTTLYTTLNAVAKPEINVITVEDPVEYRMAGVNQVQVNPKAGLTFASALRSILRSDPDVVLLGEIRDHETAQIAIEASLTGHLVLSTLHTNDAPSAVTRLTEMDIEPFLVGSALDCVVAQRLARKLCDRCKVPAVYEAEQLHALGFLDAPDAVMPEFFAPLGCSVCSNTGYRGRIALHEVMTVTEEIERLAVARASSAEISRVAQQQGMLTLRMDGWEKVKLGLTSVDEILRVVA, from the coding sequence ATGGCAACCCTGTCCGAGATCCTCATCCTCAACGGCGCCCTCCCGATCGAGTACCTCGACGCGATGACCGGCCACGAGGACGTCGACGAGCAAGCGATCCGTTCCCTCGTCGAGCAGGGCGTCGTGAGCGAGGCGCAGTACATCACCGCCCGTGCCGCCTCGCACAACTCCAAGACGGTCCCGCTGACCGACTACCCGGTCGACGGCACCGCGGTCTCGGTGCTGCCCGCTCCGCTCTGTCGACGGCACTCGGTGCTCGGCATCGGGTTCGAGGGGGAGACCCTCGTGCTCGCGATGGTGAACCCCGCCAACGTCCTGGCGATCGACGACGCCCGTGCCGCCTCCGGCCGACCCATCAAGCCGCTGCAGGTCGACGAGCGCGACCTGCTCGCCGCCTTCGACCGCTACCTGCGCGCCGATGACGAGCTGAACGACCTCACGTCCTCGCTCGAGGAAGAAGCCGGGCGCACCACCGAGCAGCAGGTCGACATCGGCGACGGGGCGCTCGACGACGTACCGATCGTCCGCTTCGTCAACCTGCTCGTCTCGCAGGCGATCCAGGACCACGCGTCCGACATCCACATCGAGCCGGGCGAGCACGAGGTCCGCGTCCGCTACCGCATCGACGGCGTGCTGCACGAGATGTCCCCGGCGCCGAAGAACATCCAGAACGGCGTCATCAGCCGGCTCAAGATCATGAGCGACATCGACATCGCCGAGCGACGGAAGCCGCAGGACGGCCGCATGTCCGTCCGCCACGGTGGACGGCAGATCGACCTCCGCGTCGCCACGCTGCCGACCGTGTGGGGCGAGAAGGTCGTCATGCGGATCCTCGACAACACGAACACGTCGCTGACCCTCAAGGACCTCAACCTGCTCGACCGCAACGCCGCGGCCTACCAGAAGTCCTACTCGAAGCCGTACGGCATGATCCTCGTCACCGGCCCGACCGGTTCCGGCAAGTCGACGACGCTGTACACGACGCTCAACGCCGTGGCGAAGCCGGAGATCAACGTCATCACGGTCGAGGACCCGGTCGAGTACCGGATGGCCGGCGTCAACCAGGTCCAGGTGAACCCGAAGGCCGGCCTGACGTTCGCGTCCGCCCTGCGGAGCATCCTCCGCTCGGACCCCGACGTCGTGCTGCTCGGTGAGATCCGCGACCACGAGACCGCCCAGATCGCGATCGAGGCGTCACTCACGGGTCACCTCGTGCTCTCCACCCTGCACACCAACGACGCCCCCTCGGCCGTCACCCGCCTCACCGAGATGGACATCGAGCCGTTCCTCGTCGGGTCGGCGCTCGACTGCGTCGTCGCCCAGCGACTCGCACGCAAGCTCTGCGATCGCTGCAAGGTGCCCGCCGTGTACGAGGCCGAGCAGCTGCACGCCCTCGGGTTCCTCGACGCACCTGACGCGGTGATGCCGGAGTTCTTCGCCCCGCTCGGCTGCTCCGTCTGCTCGAACACCGGGTACCGCGGGCGCATCGCCCTGCACGAGGTGATGACGGTCACCGAGGAGATCGAGCGACTCGCCGTCGCCCGTGCCTCGAGCGCCGAGATCAGCCGCGTCGCCCAGCAGCAGGGCATGCTCACCCTCCGGATGGACGGGTGGGAGAAGGTCAAGCTCGGTCTCACGAGCGTCGACGAGATCCTGCGCGTGGTCGCGTAG
- the pilM gene encoding type IV pilus assembly protein PilM, producing MAKSIVGVDIGAASIRAVEVQDADRAKPVILRFAEVPVPEGSTRQGEVVEPNTVAATLRQLWSVGKFRSRDVVLGMGNQRVLSRDLTVPKAPLAQIRESLPFQVQDMLPVPVVDAILDFYPTSEGTSENGPTVSGLLVAAVKDAVLANVRAVQTAGLNPVAVDLIPFALARVLSPSQRSGTTAIVECGGNTTTVVVVTDGVPKFVRIIPTGGEDVTRLLAGRLEVPASAAESVKRHFGMDSTRARTRDDALAVAAVRETVGELLASLRNTMNYFVNTHPSEPVGEVLLVGGAAELPGFASALAEATGLPVRRGEPFTHAGLAKSIRPEDLQTHASSITVAWGLAVGGKAA from the coding sequence ATGGCCAAGAGCATCGTCGGCGTCGACATCGGCGCGGCTTCGATCCGCGCTGTCGAGGTGCAGGACGCAGATCGGGCGAAGCCGGTGATCCTCCGCTTCGCCGAGGTGCCGGTGCCCGAGGGATCCACGCGGCAGGGCGAGGTGGTCGAGCCCAACACGGTCGCGGCCACCCTCCGCCAGCTGTGGTCCGTCGGGAAGTTCCGGTCGCGCGACGTCGTCCTCGGGATGGGGAACCAGCGCGTGCTCTCCCGTGACCTGACCGTGCCGAAGGCTCCGCTGGCGCAGATCAGGGAATCACTGCCGTTCCAGGTCCAGGACATGTTGCCGGTCCCGGTCGTGGACGCGATCCTCGATTTCTACCCGACCTCGGAAGGGACGAGCGAGAACGGCCCGACGGTCAGCGGTCTCCTGGTCGCCGCCGTGAAGGACGCGGTCCTCGCGAACGTGCGCGCGGTCCAGACCGCCGGCCTCAACCCGGTCGCGGTCGACCTCATCCCGTTCGCCCTCGCGCGCGTCCTCTCGCCGTCCCAGCGGAGCGGGACCACGGCCATCGTCGAATGCGGCGGCAACACCACCACGGTCGTGGTCGTCACCGACGGCGTGCCGAAGTTCGTGCGCATCATCCCCACCGGAGGCGAGGACGTGACCCGGCTGCTGGCTGGCCGTCTCGAAGTCCCAGCATCCGCAGCGGAGTCCGTGAAGCGTCACTTCGGTATGGACTCGACCCGTGCCCGGACCCGCGACGACGCCCTTGCGGTCGCCGCGGTCCGGGAGACGGTCGGAGAGCTGCTCGCGAGCCTCCGGAACACGATGAACTACTTCGTGAACACCCACCCGTCCGAGCCCGTCGGCGAGGTCCTGCTGGTCGGCGGTGCGGCTGAGCTGCCGGGCTTCGCGTCGGCGCTCGCTGAGGCCACCGGCTTGCCCGTCCGACGCGGTGAGCCGTTCACCCACGCCGGGCTCGCGAAGTCGATCCGCCCCGAGGACCTCCAGACCCACGCCTCGTCGATCACGGTGGCGTGGGGGCTCGCTGTCGGAGGGAAGGCAGCATGA